A single genomic interval of Phocoena sinus isolate mPhoSin1 chromosome 15, mPhoSin1.pri, whole genome shotgun sequence harbors:
- the NELFCD gene encoding negative elongation factor C/D isoform X2, with protein sequence MAGAAPGAIMDEDYFGSAAEWGDEADGGQQEDDYGEGEDDAEVQQECLHKFSTRDYIMEPSIFNTLKRYFQAGGSPENVIQLLSENYTAVAQTVNLLAEWLIQTGVEPVQVQETVENHLKSLLIKHFDPRKADSIFTEEGETPAWLEQMIAHTTWRDLFYKLAEAHPDCLMLNFTVKLISDAGYQGEITSVSTACQQLEVFSRVLRTSLATILDGGEENLEKNLPEFAKMVCHGEHTYLFAQALMSVLAQEEQGGSAVRRAAQEVQRFAQERGHDASQITLALGTAASYPRACQALGAMLSKGALNPADITVLFKMFTSMDPPPVELIRVPAFLDLFMQSLFKPGARINQDHKHKYIHILAYAASVVETWKKNKRVSINKDELKSTSKAVETVHNLCCNENKGASELVAELSTLYQCIRFPVVAMGVLKWVDWTVSEPRYFQLQTDHTPVHLALLDEVLQLLVKLFETEHSQLDVMEQVSGQPEGWAAQREGGPFLSLVVPPVQLELKKTLLDRMVHLLSRGYVLPVVSYIRKCLEKLDTDISLIRHFVTEVLDVIAPPYTSDFVQLFLPILENDSIAGTIKTEGEHDPVTEFIAHCKSNFILVN encoded by the exons ATGGCGGGGGCCGCGCCGGGCGCCATCATGGACGAGGACTACTTCGGGAGCGCGGCCGAGTGGGGCGACGAGGCGGACGGCGGCCAG CAGGAGGACGATTATGGAGAGGGAGAAGATGATGCCGAGGTCCAGCAAGAATGCCTACATAAATTTTCTACCCGGGATTATATAATGGAACCCTCCATCTTTAACACTCTAAAGAG gtattttcagGCGGGAGGGTCTCCAGAGAACGTTATCCAGCTCTTGTCAGAGAACTACACCGCTGTGGCCCAGACCGTCAACCTGCTGGCCGAGTGGCTCATTCAGACAG GTGTTGAACCAGTGCAGGTTCAGGAAACTGTGGAAAATCATCTGAAGAGTTTACTGATCAAACATTTCGACCCCCGCAAAGCAGATTCTATCTTTACTGAAGAAGGAGAG ACCCCCGCTTGGCTTGAACAAATGATTGCACATACCACGTGGAGAGACCTTTTCTACAAACTGGCTGAAGCCCACCCAGACTGTTTGATGCTCAACTTCACTGTTAAG CTTATTTCCGACGCGGGGTACCAAGGGGAGATCACCAGCGTGTCCACGGCCTGCCAGCAGCTGGAGGTGTTTTCTAGAGTGCTTCGTACCTCTCTAGCTACGATTTTGGACGGAGGCGAAGAAAACCTCGAAAAAAATCTCCCTGAGTTTGCT AAGATGGTGTGTCACGGGGAGCACACGTATCTGTTCGCCCAGGCCCTGATGTCCGTGCTGGCCCAGGAGGAGCAGGGGGGCTCGGCCGTGCGCAGGGCCGCACAGGAGGTCCAGCGCTTTGCCCAGGAGAG AGGCCATGACGCCAGTCAGATCACGCTCGCACTGGGCACAGCTGCCTCCTACCCCCGGGCGTGTCAGGCCCTTGGGGCTATGTTGTCCAAGGGAGCCCTGAATCCGGCCGACATCACAGTCCTGTTCAAGATGTTTACAAGCATGGACCCGCCTCCTGTTGAACTC ATCCGGGTGCCGGCCTTCCTGGACCTGTTCATGCAGTCACTCTTTAAACCAGGGGCCAGGATCAACCAGGACCACAAGCACAAGTACATCCACATCTTAGCATACGCAGCGAGCGTGGTGGAGACCTGGAAGAAG AACAAGCGAGTCAGCATCAATAAAGACGAGCTGAAGTCAACATCGAAAGCTGTTGAGACTGTTCACAACTTGTGCTGCAATGAGAACAAAGGGGCGTCTGAGCTTGTGGCCGAGCTGAGCACCCTCTACCAGTGTATCAG GTTTCCAGTGGTGGCCATGGGTGTGCTGAAATGGGTGGACTGGACTGTGTCAGAGCCGAGGTACTTCCAGCTGCAGACGGACCACACCCCGGTGCACCTGGCACTGCTGGACGAG GTCCTGCAGCTGCTGGTGAAACTCTTCGAGACAGAGCACTCCCAGCTGGACGTGATGGAGCAGGTGAGCGGGCAGCCCGAGGGCTGGGCTGCACAGCGGGAAGGCGGCCCCTTTCTCAGCCTTGTCGTCCCACCCGTGCAGCTCGAGTTGAAGAAGACCCTCCTGGACAGGATGGTGCACCTGCTGAGCCGGGGCTACGTGCTCCCCGTGGTCAGTTACATCCGCAAGTGTCTGGAGAAGCTGGACACCGACATCTCCCTCATTCGCCACTTTGTGACTGAG GTGCTCGACGTCATCGCGCCCCCCTACACCTCTGACTTCGTGCAGCTTTTCCTTCCTATCCTGGAGAACGACAGCATCGCCGGCACCATTAAAACAGAAGGTGAACACGACCCTGTGACAGAGTTTATAG CTCACTGCAAGTCTAACTTCATCTTGGTGAACTGA
- the NELFCD gene encoding negative elongation factor C/D isoform X1 has product MAGAAPGAIMDEDYFGSAAEWGDEADGGQQEDDYGEGEDDAEVQQECLHKFSTRDYIMEPSIFNTLKRYFQAGGSPENVIQLLSENYTAVAQTVNLLAEWLIQTGVEPVQVQETVENHLKSLLIKHFDPRKADSIFTEEGETPAWLEQMIAHTTWRDLFYKLAEAHPDCLMLNFTVKLISDAGYQGEITSVSTACQQLEVFSRVLRTSLATILDGGEENLEKNLPEFAKMVCHGEHTYLFAQALMSVLAQEEQGGSAVRRAAQEVQRFAQERGHDASQITLALGTAASYPRACQALGAMLSKGALNPADITVLFKMFTSMDPPPVELIRVPAFLDLFMQSLFKPGARINQDHKHKYIHILAYAASVVETWKKNKRVSINKDELKSTSKAVETVHNLCCNENKGASELVAELSTLYQCIRFPVVAMGVLKWVDWTVSEPRYFQLQTDHTPVHLALLDEISTCHQLLHPQVLQLLVKLFETEHSQLDVMEQVSGQPEGWAAQREGGPFLSLVVPPVQLELKKTLLDRMVHLLSRGYVLPVVSYIRKCLEKLDTDISLIRHFVTEVLDVIAPPYTSDFVQLFLPILENDSIAGTIKTEGEHDPVTEFIAHCKSNFILVN; this is encoded by the exons ATGGCGGGGGCCGCGCCGGGCGCCATCATGGACGAGGACTACTTCGGGAGCGCGGCCGAGTGGGGCGACGAGGCGGACGGCGGCCAG CAGGAGGACGATTATGGAGAGGGAGAAGATGATGCCGAGGTCCAGCAAGAATGCCTACATAAATTTTCTACCCGGGATTATATAATGGAACCCTCCATCTTTAACACTCTAAAGAG gtattttcagGCGGGAGGGTCTCCAGAGAACGTTATCCAGCTCTTGTCAGAGAACTACACCGCTGTGGCCCAGACCGTCAACCTGCTGGCCGAGTGGCTCATTCAGACAG GTGTTGAACCAGTGCAGGTTCAGGAAACTGTGGAAAATCATCTGAAGAGTTTACTGATCAAACATTTCGACCCCCGCAAAGCAGATTCTATCTTTACTGAAGAAGGAGAG ACCCCCGCTTGGCTTGAACAAATGATTGCACATACCACGTGGAGAGACCTTTTCTACAAACTGGCTGAAGCCCACCCAGACTGTTTGATGCTCAACTTCACTGTTAAG CTTATTTCCGACGCGGGGTACCAAGGGGAGATCACCAGCGTGTCCACGGCCTGCCAGCAGCTGGAGGTGTTTTCTAGAGTGCTTCGTACCTCTCTAGCTACGATTTTGGACGGAGGCGAAGAAAACCTCGAAAAAAATCTCCCTGAGTTTGCT AAGATGGTGTGTCACGGGGAGCACACGTATCTGTTCGCCCAGGCCCTGATGTCCGTGCTGGCCCAGGAGGAGCAGGGGGGCTCGGCCGTGCGCAGGGCCGCACAGGAGGTCCAGCGCTTTGCCCAGGAGAG AGGCCATGACGCCAGTCAGATCACGCTCGCACTGGGCACAGCTGCCTCCTACCCCCGGGCGTGTCAGGCCCTTGGGGCTATGTTGTCCAAGGGAGCCCTGAATCCGGCCGACATCACAGTCCTGTTCAAGATGTTTACAAGCATGGACCCGCCTCCTGTTGAACTC ATCCGGGTGCCGGCCTTCCTGGACCTGTTCATGCAGTCACTCTTTAAACCAGGGGCCAGGATCAACCAGGACCACAAGCACAAGTACATCCACATCTTAGCATACGCAGCGAGCGTGGTGGAGACCTGGAAGAAG AACAAGCGAGTCAGCATCAATAAAGACGAGCTGAAGTCAACATCGAAAGCTGTTGAGACTGTTCACAACTTGTGCTGCAATGAGAACAAAGGGGCGTCTGAGCTTGTGGCCGAGCTGAGCACCCTCTACCAGTGTATCAG GTTTCCAGTGGTGGCCATGGGTGTGCTGAAATGGGTGGACTGGACTGTGTCAGAGCCGAGGTACTTCCAGCTGCAGACGGACCACACCCCGGTGCACCTGGCACTGCTGGACGAG ATCAGCACCTGCCACCAGCTCCTCCACCCGCAGGTCCTGCAGCTGCTGGTGAAACTCTTCGAGACAGAGCACTCCCAGCTGGACGTGATGGAGCAGGTGAGCGGGCAGCCCGAGGGCTGGGCTGCACAGCGGGAAGGCGGCCCCTTTCTCAGCCTTGTCGTCCCACCCGTGCAGCTCGAGTTGAAGAAGACCCTCCTGGACAGGATGGTGCACCTGCTGAGCCGGGGCTACGTGCTCCCCGTGGTCAGTTACATCCGCAAGTGTCTGGAGAAGCTGGACACCGACATCTCCCTCATTCGCCACTTTGTGACTGAG GTGCTCGACGTCATCGCGCCCCCCTACACCTCTGACTTCGTGCAGCTTTTCCTTCCTATCCTGGAGAACGACAGCATCGCCGGCACCATTAAAACAGAAGGTGAACACGACCCTGTGACAGAGTTTATAG CTCACTGCAAGTCTAACTTCATCTTGGTGAACTGA
- the NELFCD gene encoding negative elongation factor C/D isoform X3, which produces MAGAAPGAIMDEDYFGSAAEWGDEADGGQQEDDYGEGEDDAEVQQECLHKFSTRDYIMEPSIFNTLKRYFQAGGSPENVIQLLSENYTAVAQTVNLLAEWLIQTGVEPVQVQETVENHLKSLLIKHFDPRKADSIFTEEGETPAWLEQMIAHTTWRDLFYKLAEAHPDCLMLNFTVKLISDAGYQGEITSVSTACQQLEVFSRVLRTSLATILDGGEENLEKNLPEFAMVCHGEHTYLFAQALMSVLAQEEQGGSAVRRAAQEVQRFAQERGHDASQITLALGTAASYPRACQALGAMLSKGALNPADITVLFKMFTSMDPPPVELIRVPAFLDLFMQSLFKPGARINQDHKHKYIHILAYAASVVETWKKNKRVSINKDELKSTSKAVETVHNLCCNENKGASELVAELSTLYQCIRFPVVAMGVLKWVDWTVSEPRYFQLQTDHTPVHLALLDEVLQLLVKLFETEHSQLDVMEQVSGQPEGWAAQREGGPFLSLVVPPVQLELKKTLLDRMVHLLSRGYVLPVVSYIRKCLEKLDTDISLIRHFVTEVLDVIAPPYTSDFVQLFLPILENDSIAGTIKTEGEHDPVTEFIAHCKSNFILVN; this is translated from the exons ATGGCGGGGGCCGCGCCGGGCGCCATCATGGACGAGGACTACTTCGGGAGCGCGGCCGAGTGGGGCGACGAGGCGGACGGCGGCCAG CAGGAGGACGATTATGGAGAGGGAGAAGATGATGCCGAGGTCCAGCAAGAATGCCTACATAAATTTTCTACCCGGGATTATATAATGGAACCCTCCATCTTTAACACTCTAAAGAG gtattttcagGCGGGAGGGTCTCCAGAGAACGTTATCCAGCTCTTGTCAGAGAACTACACCGCTGTGGCCCAGACCGTCAACCTGCTGGCCGAGTGGCTCATTCAGACAG GTGTTGAACCAGTGCAGGTTCAGGAAACTGTGGAAAATCATCTGAAGAGTTTACTGATCAAACATTTCGACCCCCGCAAAGCAGATTCTATCTTTACTGAAGAAGGAGAG ACCCCCGCTTGGCTTGAACAAATGATTGCACATACCACGTGGAGAGACCTTTTCTACAAACTGGCTGAAGCCCACCCAGACTGTTTGATGCTCAACTTCACTGTTAAG CTTATTTCCGACGCGGGGTACCAAGGGGAGATCACCAGCGTGTCCACGGCCTGCCAGCAGCTGGAGGTGTTTTCTAGAGTGCTTCGTACCTCTCTAGCTACGATTTTGGACGGAGGCGAAGAAAACCTCGAAAAAAATCTCCCTGAGTTTGCT ATGGTGTGTCACGGGGAGCACACGTATCTGTTCGCCCAGGCCCTGATGTCCGTGCTGGCCCAGGAGGAGCAGGGGGGCTCGGCCGTGCGCAGGGCCGCACAGGAGGTCCAGCGCTTTGCCCAGGAGAG AGGCCATGACGCCAGTCAGATCACGCTCGCACTGGGCACAGCTGCCTCCTACCCCCGGGCGTGTCAGGCCCTTGGGGCTATGTTGTCCAAGGGAGCCCTGAATCCGGCCGACATCACAGTCCTGTTCAAGATGTTTACAAGCATGGACCCGCCTCCTGTTGAACTC ATCCGGGTGCCGGCCTTCCTGGACCTGTTCATGCAGTCACTCTTTAAACCAGGGGCCAGGATCAACCAGGACCACAAGCACAAGTACATCCACATCTTAGCATACGCAGCGAGCGTGGTGGAGACCTGGAAGAAG AACAAGCGAGTCAGCATCAATAAAGACGAGCTGAAGTCAACATCGAAAGCTGTTGAGACTGTTCACAACTTGTGCTGCAATGAGAACAAAGGGGCGTCTGAGCTTGTGGCCGAGCTGAGCACCCTCTACCAGTGTATCAG GTTTCCAGTGGTGGCCATGGGTGTGCTGAAATGGGTGGACTGGACTGTGTCAGAGCCGAGGTACTTCCAGCTGCAGACGGACCACACCCCGGTGCACCTGGCACTGCTGGACGAG GTCCTGCAGCTGCTGGTGAAACTCTTCGAGACAGAGCACTCCCAGCTGGACGTGATGGAGCAGGTGAGCGGGCAGCCCGAGGGCTGGGCTGCACAGCGGGAAGGCGGCCCCTTTCTCAGCCTTGTCGTCCCACCCGTGCAGCTCGAGTTGAAGAAGACCCTCCTGGACAGGATGGTGCACCTGCTGAGCCGGGGCTACGTGCTCCCCGTGGTCAGTTACATCCGCAAGTGTCTGGAGAAGCTGGACACCGACATCTCCCTCATTCGCCACTTTGTGACTGAG GTGCTCGACGTCATCGCGCCCCCCTACACCTCTGACTTCGTGCAGCTTTTCCTTCCTATCCTGGAGAACGACAGCATCGCCGGCACCATTAAAACAGAAGGTGAACACGACCCTGTGACAGAGTTTATAG CTCACTGCAAGTCTAACTTCATCTTGGTGAACTGA
- the NELFCD gene encoding negative elongation factor C/D isoform X5, with product MAGAAPGAIMDEDYFGSAAEWGDEADGGQQEDDYGEGEDDAEVQQECLHKFSTRDYIMEPSIFNTLKRYFQAGGSPENVIQLLSENYTAVAQTVNLLAEWLIQTGVEPVQVQETVENHLKSLLIKHFDPRKADSIFTEEGETPAWLEQMIAHTTWRDLFYKLAEAHPDCLMLNFTVKLISDAGYQGEITSVSTACQQLEVFSRVLRTSLATILDGGEENLEKNLPEFAKMVCHGEHTYLFAQALMSVLAQEEQGGSAVRRAAQEVQRFAQERGHDASQITLALGTAASYPRACQALGAMLSKGALNPADITVLFKMFTSMDPPPVELIRVPAFLDLFMQSLFKPGARINQDHKHKYIHILAYAASVVETWKKNKRVSINKDELKSTSKAVETVHNLCCNENKGASELVAELSTLYQCIRFPVVAMGVLKWVDWTVSEPRYFQLQTDHTPVHLALLDEISTCHQLLHPQVLQLLVKLFETEHSQLDVMEQLELKKTLLDRMVHLLSRGYVLPVVSYIRKCLEKLDTDISLIRHFVTEVLDVIAPPYTSDFVQLFLPILENDSIAGTIKTEGEHDPVTEFIAHCKSNFILVN from the exons ATGGCGGGGGCCGCGCCGGGCGCCATCATGGACGAGGACTACTTCGGGAGCGCGGCCGAGTGGGGCGACGAGGCGGACGGCGGCCAG CAGGAGGACGATTATGGAGAGGGAGAAGATGATGCCGAGGTCCAGCAAGAATGCCTACATAAATTTTCTACCCGGGATTATATAATGGAACCCTCCATCTTTAACACTCTAAAGAG gtattttcagGCGGGAGGGTCTCCAGAGAACGTTATCCAGCTCTTGTCAGAGAACTACACCGCTGTGGCCCAGACCGTCAACCTGCTGGCCGAGTGGCTCATTCAGACAG GTGTTGAACCAGTGCAGGTTCAGGAAACTGTGGAAAATCATCTGAAGAGTTTACTGATCAAACATTTCGACCCCCGCAAAGCAGATTCTATCTTTACTGAAGAAGGAGAG ACCCCCGCTTGGCTTGAACAAATGATTGCACATACCACGTGGAGAGACCTTTTCTACAAACTGGCTGAAGCCCACCCAGACTGTTTGATGCTCAACTTCACTGTTAAG CTTATTTCCGACGCGGGGTACCAAGGGGAGATCACCAGCGTGTCCACGGCCTGCCAGCAGCTGGAGGTGTTTTCTAGAGTGCTTCGTACCTCTCTAGCTACGATTTTGGACGGAGGCGAAGAAAACCTCGAAAAAAATCTCCCTGAGTTTGCT AAGATGGTGTGTCACGGGGAGCACACGTATCTGTTCGCCCAGGCCCTGATGTCCGTGCTGGCCCAGGAGGAGCAGGGGGGCTCGGCCGTGCGCAGGGCCGCACAGGAGGTCCAGCGCTTTGCCCAGGAGAG AGGCCATGACGCCAGTCAGATCACGCTCGCACTGGGCACAGCTGCCTCCTACCCCCGGGCGTGTCAGGCCCTTGGGGCTATGTTGTCCAAGGGAGCCCTGAATCCGGCCGACATCACAGTCCTGTTCAAGATGTTTACAAGCATGGACCCGCCTCCTGTTGAACTC ATCCGGGTGCCGGCCTTCCTGGACCTGTTCATGCAGTCACTCTTTAAACCAGGGGCCAGGATCAACCAGGACCACAAGCACAAGTACATCCACATCTTAGCATACGCAGCGAGCGTGGTGGAGACCTGGAAGAAG AACAAGCGAGTCAGCATCAATAAAGACGAGCTGAAGTCAACATCGAAAGCTGTTGAGACTGTTCACAACTTGTGCTGCAATGAGAACAAAGGGGCGTCTGAGCTTGTGGCCGAGCTGAGCACCCTCTACCAGTGTATCAG GTTTCCAGTGGTGGCCATGGGTGTGCTGAAATGGGTGGACTGGACTGTGTCAGAGCCGAGGTACTTCCAGCTGCAGACGGACCACACCCCGGTGCACCTGGCACTGCTGGACGAG ATCAGCACCTGCCACCAGCTCCTCCACCCGCAGGTCCTGCAGCTGCTGGTGAAACTCTTCGAGACAGAGCACTCCCAGCTGGACGTGATGGAGCAG CTCGAGTTGAAGAAGACCCTCCTGGACAGGATGGTGCACCTGCTGAGCCGGGGCTACGTGCTCCCCGTGGTCAGTTACATCCGCAAGTGTCTGGAGAAGCTGGACACCGACATCTCCCTCATTCGCCACTTTGTGACTGAG GTGCTCGACGTCATCGCGCCCCCCTACACCTCTGACTTCGTGCAGCTTTTCCTTCCTATCCTGGAGAACGACAGCATCGCCGGCACCATTAAAACAGAAGGTGAACACGACCCTGTGACAGAGTTTATAG CTCACTGCAAGTCTAACTTCATCTTGGTGAACTGA
- the NELFCD gene encoding negative elongation factor C/D isoform X4: protein MAGAAPGAIMDEDYFGSAAEWGDEADGGQQEDDYGEGEDDAEVQQECLHKFSTRDYIMEPSIFNTLKRYFQAGGSPENVIQLLSENYTAVAQTVNLLAEWLIQTGVEPVQVQETVENHLKSLLIKHFDPRKADSIFTEEGETPAWLEQMIAHTTWRDLFYKLAEAHPDCLMLNFTVKLISDAGYQGEITSVSTACQQLEVFSRVLRTSLATILDGGEENLEKNLPEFAALMSVLAQEEQGGSAVRRAAQEVQRFAQERGHDASQITLALGTAASYPRACQALGAMLSKGALNPADITVLFKMFTSMDPPPVELIRVPAFLDLFMQSLFKPGARINQDHKHKYIHILAYAASVVETWKKNKRVSINKDELKSTSKAVETVHNLCCNENKGASELVAELSTLYQCIRFPVVAMGVLKWVDWTVSEPRYFQLQTDHTPVHLALLDEISTCHQLLHPQVLQLLVKLFETEHSQLDVMEQVSGQPEGWAAQREGGPFLSLVVPPVQLELKKTLLDRMVHLLSRGYVLPVVSYIRKCLEKLDTDISLIRHFVTEVLDVIAPPYTSDFVQLFLPILENDSIAGTIKTEGEHDPVTEFIAHCKSNFILVN, encoded by the exons ATGGCGGGGGCCGCGCCGGGCGCCATCATGGACGAGGACTACTTCGGGAGCGCGGCCGAGTGGGGCGACGAGGCGGACGGCGGCCAG CAGGAGGACGATTATGGAGAGGGAGAAGATGATGCCGAGGTCCAGCAAGAATGCCTACATAAATTTTCTACCCGGGATTATATAATGGAACCCTCCATCTTTAACACTCTAAAGAG gtattttcagGCGGGAGGGTCTCCAGAGAACGTTATCCAGCTCTTGTCAGAGAACTACACCGCTGTGGCCCAGACCGTCAACCTGCTGGCCGAGTGGCTCATTCAGACAG GTGTTGAACCAGTGCAGGTTCAGGAAACTGTGGAAAATCATCTGAAGAGTTTACTGATCAAACATTTCGACCCCCGCAAAGCAGATTCTATCTTTACTGAAGAAGGAGAG ACCCCCGCTTGGCTTGAACAAATGATTGCACATACCACGTGGAGAGACCTTTTCTACAAACTGGCTGAAGCCCACCCAGACTGTTTGATGCTCAACTTCACTGTTAAG CTTATTTCCGACGCGGGGTACCAAGGGGAGATCACCAGCGTGTCCACGGCCTGCCAGCAGCTGGAGGTGTTTTCTAGAGTGCTTCGTACCTCTCTAGCTACGATTTTGGACGGAGGCGAAGAAAACCTCGAAAAAAATCTCCCTGAGTTTGCT GCCCTGATGTCCGTGCTGGCCCAGGAGGAGCAGGGGGGCTCGGCCGTGCGCAGGGCCGCACAGGAGGTCCAGCGCTTTGCCCAGGAGAG AGGCCATGACGCCAGTCAGATCACGCTCGCACTGGGCACAGCTGCCTCCTACCCCCGGGCGTGTCAGGCCCTTGGGGCTATGTTGTCCAAGGGAGCCCTGAATCCGGCCGACATCACAGTCCTGTTCAAGATGTTTACAAGCATGGACCCGCCTCCTGTTGAACTC ATCCGGGTGCCGGCCTTCCTGGACCTGTTCATGCAGTCACTCTTTAAACCAGGGGCCAGGATCAACCAGGACCACAAGCACAAGTACATCCACATCTTAGCATACGCAGCGAGCGTGGTGGAGACCTGGAAGAAG AACAAGCGAGTCAGCATCAATAAAGACGAGCTGAAGTCAACATCGAAAGCTGTTGAGACTGTTCACAACTTGTGCTGCAATGAGAACAAAGGGGCGTCTGAGCTTGTGGCCGAGCTGAGCACCCTCTACCAGTGTATCAG GTTTCCAGTGGTGGCCATGGGTGTGCTGAAATGGGTGGACTGGACTGTGTCAGAGCCGAGGTACTTCCAGCTGCAGACGGACCACACCCCGGTGCACCTGGCACTGCTGGACGAG ATCAGCACCTGCCACCAGCTCCTCCACCCGCAGGTCCTGCAGCTGCTGGTGAAACTCTTCGAGACAGAGCACTCCCAGCTGGACGTGATGGAGCAGGTGAGCGGGCAGCCCGAGGGCTGGGCTGCACAGCGGGAAGGCGGCCCCTTTCTCAGCCTTGTCGTCCCACCCGTGCAGCTCGAGTTGAAGAAGACCCTCCTGGACAGGATGGTGCACCTGCTGAGCCGGGGCTACGTGCTCCCCGTGGTCAGTTACATCCGCAAGTGTCTGGAGAAGCTGGACACCGACATCTCCCTCATTCGCCACTTTGTGACTGAG GTGCTCGACGTCATCGCGCCCCCCTACACCTCTGACTTCGTGCAGCTTTTCCTTCCTATCCTGGAGAACGACAGCATCGCCGGCACCATTAAAACAGAAGGTGAACACGACCCTGTGACAGAGTTTATAG CTCACTGCAAGTCTAACTTCATCTTGGTGAACTGA
- the NELFCD gene encoding negative elongation factor C/D isoform X7: MAGAAPGAIMDEDYFGSAAEWGDEADGGQQEDDYGEGEDDAEVQQECLHKFSTRDYIMEPSIFNTLKRYFQAGGSPENVIQLLSENYTAVAQTVNLLAEWLIQTGVEPVQVQETVENHLKSLLIKHFDPRKADSIFTEEGETPAWLEQMIAHTTWRDLFYKLAEAHPDCLMLNFTVKLISDAGYQGEITSVSTACQQLEVFSRVLRTSLATILDGGEENLEKNLPEFAALMSVLAQEEQGGSAVRRAAQEVQRFAQERGHDASQITLALGTAASYPRACQALGAMLSKGALNPADITVLFKMFTSMDPPPVELIRVPAFLDLFMQSLFKPGARINQDHKHKYIHILAYAASVVETWKKNKRVSINKDELKSTSKAVETVHNLCCNENKGASELVAELSTLYQCIRFPVVAMGVLKWVDWTVSEPRYFQLQTDHTPVHLALLDEISTCHQLLHPQVLQLLVKLFETEHSQLDVMEQLELKKTLLDRMVHLLSRGYVLPVVSYIRKCLEKLDTDISLIRHFVTEVLDVIAPPYTSDFVQLFLPILENDSIAGTIKTEGEHDPVTEFIAHCKSNFILVN, from the exons ATGGCGGGGGCCGCGCCGGGCGCCATCATGGACGAGGACTACTTCGGGAGCGCGGCCGAGTGGGGCGACGAGGCGGACGGCGGCCAG CAGGAGGACGATTATGGAGAGGGAGAAGATGATGCCGAGGTCCAGCAAGAATGCCTACATAAATTTTCTACCCGGGATTATATAATGGAACCCTCCATCTTTAACACTCTAAAGAG gtattttcagGCGGGAGGGTCTCCAGAGAACGTTATCCAGCTCTTGTCAGAGAACTACACCGCTGTGGCCCAGACCGTCAACCTGCTGGCCGAGTGGCTCATTCAGACAG GTGTTGAACCAGTGCAGGTTCAGGAAACTGTGGAAAATCATCTGAAGAGTTTACTGATCAAACATTTCGACCCCCGCAAAGCAGATTCTATCTTTACTGAAGAAGGAGAG ACCCCCGCTTGGCTTGAACAAATGATTGCACATACCACGTGGAGAGACCTTTTCTACAAACTGGCTGAAGCCCACCCAGACTGTTTGATGCTCAACTTCACTGTTAAG CTTATTTCCGACGCGGGGTACCAAGGGGAGATCACCAGCGTGTCCACGGCCTGCCAGCAGCTGGAGGTGTTTTCTAGAGTGCTTCGTACCTCTCTAGCTACGATTTTGGACGGAGGCGAAGAAAACCTCGAAAAAAATCTCCCTGAGTTTGCT GCCCTGATGTCCGTGCTGGCCCAGGAGGAGCAGGGGGGCTCGGCCGTGCGCAGGGCCGCACAGGAGGTCCAGCGCTTTGCCCAGGAGAG AGGCCATGACGCCAGTCAGATCACGCTCGCACTGGGCACAGCTGCCTCCTACCCCCGGGCGTGTCAGGCCCTTGGGGCTATGTTGTCCAAGGGAGCCCTGAATCCGGCCGACATCACAGTCCTGTTCAAGATGTTTACAAGCATGGACCCGCCTCCTGTTGAACTC ATCCGGGTGCCGGCCTTCCTGGACCTGTTCATGCAGTCACTCTTTAAACCAGGGGCCAGGATCAACCAGGACCACAAGCACAAGTACATCCACATCTTAGCATACGCAGCGAGCGTGGTGGAGACCTGGAAGAAG AACAAGCGAGTCAGCATCAATAAAGACGAGCTGAAGTCAACATCGAAAGCTGTTGAGACTGTTCACAACTTGTGCTGCAATGAGAACAAAGGGGCGTCTGAGCTTGTGGCCGAGCTGAGCACCCTCTACCAGTGTATCAG GTTTCCAGTGGTGGCCATGGGTGTGCTGAAATGGGTGGACTGGACTGTGTCAGAGCCGAGGTACTTCCAGCTGCAGACGGACCACACCCCGGTGCACCTGGCACTGCTGGACGAG ATCAGCACCTGCCACCAGCTCCTCCACCCGCAGGTCCTGCAGCTGCTGGTGAAACTCTTCGAGACAGAGCACTCCCAGCTGGACGTGATGGAGCAG CTCGAGTTGAAGAAGACCCTCCTGGACAGGATGGTGCACCTGCTGAGCCGGGGCTACGTGCTCCCCGTGGTCAGTTACATCCGCAAGTGTCTGGAGAAGCTGGACACCGACATCTCCCTCATTCGCCACTTTGTGACTGAG GTGCTCGACGTCATCGCGCCCCCCTACACCTCTGACTTCGTGCAGCTTTTCCTTCCTATCCTGGAGAACGACAGCATCGCCGGCACCATTAAAACAGAAGGTGAACACGACCCTGTGACAGAGTTTATAG CTCACTGCAAGTCTAACTTCATCTTGGTGAACTGA